From the Gouania willdenowi chromosome 19, fGouWil2.1, whole genome shotgun sequence genome, one window contains:
- the LOC114481772 gene encoding ubiquitin carboxyl-terminal hydrolase 42-like, translated as MQKASTVSEALEQFVKAEQLGGENAYKCSKCEDMVTATKRFTVHKSANVLTVSLKRFDDFTGGKIAKHVKYSEYLDLRPFMSKTQGKPRIYSLYAVLVHSGHSDRYGHYFCYVKARGSFDLLIPVQFVSEDSSSSSCCCSC; from the exons ATGCAGAAAGCTTCCACTGTGTCCGAGGCTTTGGAGCAGTTTGTAAAGGCAGAGCAGCTCGGTGGTGAAAACGCGTACAAGTGCTCAAA ATGTGAAGACATGGTCACGGCCACTAAGCGATTCACAGTTCATAAGAGCGCCAACGTGCTGACTGTCTCTCTTAAGAGATTTGATGACTTCACTGGAGGGAAGATCGCAAAG CACGTGAAATACTCTGAGTACTTGGATCTACGTCCATTCATGTCTAAGACTCAAGGAAAGCCTCGGATCTACAGCCTGTACGCTGTACTGGTTCACTCTGGGCACAGTGATCGTTATGGTCACTACTTCTGCTACGTCAAG gcAAGAGGCTCCTTTGACCTCCTCATCCCAGTCCAGTTTGTCTCGGAagattcctcctcctcctcctgctgctgctcctgctaa
- the LOC114481257 gene encoding zinc finger BED domain-containing protein 4-like, which translates to MSGRKRSDIWNHFSEVSATKSKCNICKRILSTQGGSTSNLRRHLKTAHPTVQLAQVRGESDDGATAAAANISTSSTLSGPQITAAATLATASAISSTPAAPTTTTQTAVRPRRPQQTHMGTYITRPMDPLRQSKLDEALVKMIASDYQPFSIVEDKGFKEFTKTLDPSYTLPSRKTLSQTLLPKMYGKIRAELLEKIKNAPAVCLTTDCWTSVTTTSYMSVTCHYVQDFAMTSHLLDCFVLTDRHTSAHLASELKRVADEWGVSDKVVACVTDNASNIVAALRDHLHWDHIPCFAHVLNLVVRAALREVQGTVHKIKAVVEYFHRSTVASDKLKATQQQMGQEQLRLKQDVVTRWNSTFYMVKRFIDVKDPVISTLALINAPLSTLSTEEWEIAQETADILKPFEEVTVEVSAERFVTASKVILMARGLQRIVARHQRSPSVHEPIKKLVDSLMSEMQKRFSKVEHIEKLADATCLDPRFKKQAFVNSKAAEDTVKRITAAAAHNHPSHSEEEESQNPSVAASTGAMFWEDFDERVASTRASTSSDSATSSTSTAAMMEMRAYLAEPLLSRSSDPLAWWRMCSPVFKTLCEVMKTRLCIVATSVPSERVFSKTGQIITDRRNRLSPSKVRQLVFLNANLP; encoded by the exons ATGAGTGGAAGGAAAAGGAGTGACATTTGGAACCATTTCAGTGAGGTTTCAGCCACTAAATCCAAATGCAATATTTGCAAAAGGATTTTATCAACCCAAGGAGGAAGCACTTCAAATTTGAGAAGACACCTTAAAACGGCACATCCAACTGTGCAGTTAGCACAAGTGAGGGGGGAGAGTGACGATGGAGCCACTGCAGCAGCTGCAAATATCTCCACCAGTAGCACTTTATCTGGACCTCAAATCACTGCTGCTGCAACACTGGCTACAGCTTCTGCAATATCCAGTACACCAGCAgcacccaccaccaccacccaaaCAGCAGTTAGACCACGGAGgccacaacaaacacatatggGCACTTACATTACAAGGCCAATGGATCCACTCAGGCAGAGCAAACTGGATGAAGCACTGGTTAAAATGATAGCTTCTGACTATCAACCATTCTCCATCGTTGAGGACAAAGGCTTCAAAGAATTCACAAAGACCCTGGACCCTTCATACACTCTGCCAAGCAGGAAAACACTTTCTCAAACTCTACTGCCAAAGATGTATGGAAAGATAAGAGCTGAGTTGTTGGAGAAAATCAAGAATGCTCCTGCTGTATGCCTCACAACTGACTGCTGGACATCTGTAACAACCACAAGCTACATGTCTGTGACCTGCCACTATGTACAGGATTTTGCAATGACATCCCATCTCCTGGACTGTTTTGTcttgacagacagacacacttcTGCTCACCTGGCAAGTGAGTTGAAGAGAGTTGCAGATGAATGGGGTGTCAGTGACAAAGTTGTAGCTTGTGTCACAGACAATGCCAGCAACATTGTGGCAGCCCTGAGAGACCACCTGCACTGGGACCACATACCATGCTTTGCTCATGTTTTAAATCTTGTTGTGAGAGCTGCACTTAGAGAGGTTCAGGGTAcagttcataaaataaaagctgtggTGGAATACTTCCACAGAAGCACAGTTGCTTCAGACAAGCTGAAGGCCACACAGCAACAGATGGGCCAGGAGCAGCTGCGCTTGAAGCAGGATGTGGTTACAAGGTGGAATTCCACATTTTATATGGTGAAAAGGTTCATTGATGTCAAGGATCCAGTCATCTCCACCCTGGCACTTATCAATGCACCCCTATCCACACTGTCCACAGAGGAATGGGAAATTGCTCAGGAAACAGCGGACATCCTCAAACCTTTTGAGGAGGTCACCGTTGAAGTGAGCGCTGAGAG GTTTGTGACTGCCTCCAAAGTGATTCTGATGGCAAGAGGTCTTCAGAGGATTGTTGCTCGCCATCAAAGAAGCCCGTCAGTCCATGAACCTATTAAAAAACTGGTGGACAGCCTGATGTCTGAAATGCAGAAGAGGTTCAGCAAGGTGGAGCACATTGAGAAGCTTGCTGATGCAACTTGTTTGGACCCAAGGTTCAAAAAGCAAGCTTTTGTTAACAGCAAGGCTGCAGAGGACACTGTGAAGAgaatcacagctgctgcagcacaCAACCACCCCAGTcacagtgaggaggaggagtctcAAAATCCCTCTGTGGCTGCCAGCACAGGGGCCATGTTTTGGGAAGACTTCGATGAGAGGGTTGCAAGCACCAGGGCTTCCACTTCCTCAGATTCTGCCACATCGAGCACCTCAACTGCTGCCATGATGGAGATGCGGGCCTACTTGGCAGAGCCACTCCTATCCCGCTCATCAGATCCTCTGGCATGGTGGAGGATGTGCTCGCCCGTATTCAAAACTCTGTGTGAGGTGATGAAAACTAGACTGTGCATTGTGGCCACATCTGTGCCCTCTGAGAGAGTTTTCTCAAAGACTGGGCAGATAATCACAGACAGACGGAACAGGCTCAGCCCCTCCAAGGTCCGCCAGCTTGTGTTTCTAAATGCCAACTTGCCTTAA
- the LOC114481864 gene encoding LOW QUALITY PROTEIN: uncharacterized protein LOC114481864 (The sequence of the model RefSeq protein was modified relative to this genomic sequence to represent the inferred CDS: deleted 2 bases in 1 codon), which translates to MDGSHICTSCGVSLQPEDGHDLCPTCLGPEHLGEALSGNPCMNCSYLPRAARVARLAGVEGSVAVVDLPPGQPPQTRQTRSKRRAVAAAAAPSRKRMKSDHSGLSSKVEQLSAELAQMRSLLADSQPVIPLVADAALSPPMPTLLPEEDTLSLAASASHFCDYGENLDVGSQVSEQGSHSSDHSSGAEVEDNSMRAVMRLALQRLHTVVPQQAEAASASAFFRRRPAPTAFAIPHSEDYLRELQSCWRDSKACSRLSADGRTLAAMHDAAGAGLDRTPPIEPAIASLIVPPDEALRRDARCPRPQCRITDDLLTRAYDAGARAGRMGNSLSHLMLALSASLQGGGVHADAVTCDASLEAFGLMSRELGRIMSILVQALRQVWLSQSNFTEAARRMLRSLPVEPGEIFGPAAQEALERTIQAGQTRQQLAGLSRMPPPDRPPAGRLRGPPAVFRSHMPSTTHSTGRRDAQHNFELQSPSALPLGPRGAGGAEIEALGPAVGLFSHQQLQQWATHASDPWVVATLTYGYKLQFRRRPPTSGRVRMTSISDPAKVLALDQELSALLAKGAIEPVDPGSDHRGFYSTYFLVKKKTGGFRPILDLRGLNKFLKVIPFHMLTTADVLRTVAHGDWFTSIDLKDAYFHVPIAQQHRQFLRFAYRGRRWQFRVLPFGFSLSPRVFTRCVSAALAPLQSRGLKVLPYLDDWLICAPSRVQASQDKEHLLSHVARLGLKVNVEKSCLVPSRVTTFIGVLMNSVTMTAKPSPHRVDGIFRQLALFREGHWLTYVSVLRLLGKLTSVSGVVPLGLLSLRPLQRWVNSFHLDAKRHRSRRLKVSQQCLCALAPWRDRAYLLRGVPIGSVPSRREAVTTDASPSGLGAVWQSRTAQGRWPVEDQGAHINVLELRTVHLALKHFLPHLRDKHVLVRSDNTSTVYHINHQGGTKSARLLEVARELLTWAAPRLISIRAMHIPGEQNHLADFLSRRKPPSGEWHLHPEVTNIIWSIFGRAEVDLFASEQSTHCPLWFSLAETTSPLGLDALAHPWPDGLLYAFPPFPLIQLVLHRVLQEGHRILLVAPFWPGRSWFPLLHSLCHSAPWRLPDRRDLLSQLANPQLLQLCVWPLGGPRRS; encoded by the exons ATGGATGGCTCACATATTTGCACATCTTGTGGGGTTTCTTTACAGCCAGAAGATGGCCACGACCTATGCCCCACATGCCTTGGCCCTGAGCACCTGGGGGAGGCGCTGTCGGGCAATCCCTGCATGAACTGCAGCTACTTGCCTCGGGCGGccagggttgccaggttggcggGGGTGGAAGGCTCAGTTGCCGTAGTCGACCTCCCCCCAGGCCAGCCACCTCAGACCCGTCAGACACGCTCCAAGAGGCGGGCAGTGGCTGCGGCAGCTGCCCCCTCCAGGAAGAGAATGAAGTCTGACCACAGTGGGTTATCATCTAAAGTTGAGCAGCTGTCTGCTGAATTGGCTCAGATGAGATCCCTGCTGGCCGACAGCCAGCCGGTTATTCCCCTGGTGGCTGATGCGGCACTCTCTCCCCCAATGCCAACGCTGTTGCCTGAGGAGGATACACTCTCTTTGGCTGCTTCGGCTAGCCATTTCTGTGATTATGGGGAGAATTTGGATGTCGGATCCCAGGTGTCTGAGCAGGGCTCCCACTCCTCGGATCACAGTTCGGGGGCCGAGGTGGAAGACAACTCCATGCGCGCTGTCATGCGCCTGGCTCTACAGCGGCTGCACACAGTTGTCCCACAGCAGGCAGAGGCAGCATCTGCAAGCGCCTTCTTCAGGCGCAGGCCTGCCCCCACAGCTTTCGCTATTCCTCATTCAGAGGATTATCTGAGGGAGTTGCAGTCCTGTTGGAGGGACAGTAAGGCTTGCTCCCGTCTCTCTGCAGATGGGCGGACCCTGGCAGCCATGCATGATGCAGCGGGGGCCGGACTGGATCGCACTCCGCCCATCGAGCCTGCCATCGCTTCTCTTATTGTGCCCCCAGATGAAGCACTTCGAAGGGATGCTAGGTGTCCTCGACCCCAGTGTCGAATAACCGATGACCTTCTTACGAGGGCTTATGATGCTGGAGCACGCGCTGGTCGCATGGGAAACTCCCTATCACACCTCATGTTGGCCCTCTCAGCCTCACTGCAGGGGGGCGGTGTACATGCCGATGCGGTCACCTGTGATGCCTCATTGGAGGCTTTTGGGCTCATGTCCAGAGAGCTTGGGCGAATAATGTCCATCTTAGTCCAAGCTCTTCGTCAGGTTTGGCTGTCTCAGTCAAACTTTACGGAGGCAGCCAGGAGAATGCTGCGCAGCCTCCCGGTCGAACCTGGGGAGATATTTGgtccagcagcccaggaagcgCTGGAACGGACCATCCAGGCGGGGCAGACCAGGCAGCAGCTTGCCGGGCTTAGCCGGATGCCTCCTCCTGATAGACCCCCGGCCGGCAGGCTGAGGGGCCCCCCAGCGGTTTTTCGCAGCCACATGCCGTCGACAACTCACTCCACTGGTCGTCGTGATGCCCAGC ACAATTTCGAGCTCCAGAGCCCTTCCGCCCTCCCACTAGGGCCCCGAGGGGCCGGGGGGGCAGAGATTGAGGCTTTGGGGCCGGCGGTCGGACTTTTTTCGCATCAGCAGCTCCAACAGTGGGCTACTCATGCTTCAGACCCGTGGGTGGTCGCCACCCTAACCTACGGGTACAAACTTCAATTCCGCCGTCGGCCCCCCACATCCGGCCGGGTCAGAATGACATCCATCAGCGACCCGGCAAAGGTTCTCGCATTGGACCAGGAGCTGTCTGCCCTCCTGGCCAAGGGCGCCATCGAGCCTGTAGACCCTGGGTCAGATCACCGGGGGTTCTACTCAACGTactttttagtgaaaaaaaaa acaggcgGATTCCGCCCAATCCTAGACCTCAGAGGGTTGAACAAATTTCTGAAGGTCATACCTTTTCACATGCTGACCACAGCAGATGTCCTCAGAACGGTGGCTCATGGGGACTGGTTCACATCAATAGACCTCAAGGACGCGTACTTTCACGTCCCAATTGCTCAGCAACACAGGCAGTTTCTGCGCTTCGCATACCGCGGCCGCCGCTGGCAGTTCAGGGTGCTGCCCTTCGGCTTCTCTCTCTCCCCAAGGGTCTTCACAAGGTGTGTGTCTGCAGCCCTAGCACCTCTACAGTCTCGGGGCTTGAAGGTTCTCCCATACCTGGACGACTGGCTGATCTGTGCTCCATCCCGGGTCCAGGCGTCACAAGACAAAGAGCATCTCCTGTCCCATGTGGCTCGACTTGGACTCAAGgtgaatgtggaaaaaagttgCCTGGTGCCATCCCGGGTCACAACTTTCATTGGGGTTTTAATGAACAGTGTAACTATGACGgcaaaaccctccccccaccgtGTGGACGGTATTTTTCGCCAGCTCGCCTTATTCAGGGAGGGCCACTGGCTGACCTATGTTTCTGTCCTCCGTCTTTTGGGCAAGCTAACGTCAGTCTCGGGGGTAGTCCCTCTGGGCTTGCTGTCGCTGCGCCCACTGCAGAGGTGGGTGAACAGTTTTCACTTGGATGCCAAGCGGCACAGGAGCAGGAGGCTCAAGGTCTCACAACAGTGTCTTTGCGCCCTGGCTCCGTGGAGGGACAGGGCTTACTTGCTCAGAGGCGTTCCTATAGGCTCCGTTCCATCTCGCAGGGAGGCCGTTACCACAGACGCATCCCCTTCAGGATTGGGTGCGGTGTGGCAGAGCAGGACGGCCCAGGGGCGTTGGCCTGTGGAAGACCAAGGTGCACACATCAATGTGTTGGAGCTGCGTACGGTTCACCTAGCTCTGAAGCACTTCTTGCCGCATCTGAGGGACAAGCATGTCCTTGTGCGGTCAGACAACACGTCTACAGTGTATCACATAAACCATCAGGGCGGTACCAAGTCTGCACGGCTGCTGGAAGTGGCAAGGGAGCTCCTCACATGGGCAGCCCCCCGCTTGATCAGTATACGAGCAATGCATATACCGGGAGAGCAGAACCACTTGGCGGACTTCCTCTCCCGTCGGAAACCTCCGTCAGGGGAGTGGCACCTCCACCCGGAGGTAACGAACATTATATGGAGCATATTCGGCAGGGCAGAGGTGGACCTCTTTGCTTCGGAGCAGTCTACCCACTGCCCTCTGTGGTTCTCCTTAGCTGAGACAACCAGTCCTCTTGGCCTGGACGCATTGGCTCATCCTTGGCCGGATGGCCTCCTGTATGCCTTCCCTCCATTTCCTCTGATTCAGCTGGTACTTCACAGGGTCCTTCAGGAGGGCCACAGGATCCTGCTTGTAGCACCCTTCTGGCCAGGAAGGAGCTGGTTCCCGCTGCTGCACAGCCTCTGTCACAGCGCACCGTGGCGCCTTCCCGACAGGAGGGATCTCCTGTCCCAACTGGCCAATCCACAACTCCTTCAACTGTGCGTTTGGCCACTGGGGGGCCCGAGACGCTCCTAA